The DNA segment CGATGATCATTTTGTTCTTCATCCAGATAATCTTAGGCTAAGATATGGAAAagtcaaattaataaaaaatcaGGTCCAATAAAATGTCTAATAAatcagatgttgtgttttcttttttgtgctttatGTCAGGCTGCAGATAAAACGGCTACAGTAAGGAGCTCTGTGCGTCTTACAGCAGACGTCAGATCTTGATTTGCTCATAACAAGTGGCACTGTCAGCCTCCTCCTGTGAATCAGGCACCACAGGCTATTTTAACAAGCACATTTACCTTGGGGAAGCCTTTGACGGAGCAGCTGATGGCAGTGCTGTACCCGGCCACTACAGATCTGTCAACCAAGGGCTGAGTAAACTTGGGCACACAGTTCATGTCTTTCTCCTTGTAGgggttttctttcatttccaggCCTATTGAGAAGAGTAAACTTAGTCAACCCCAGTAAATCAGAGCAGAAAggtggctcacacacacaaacacacacacacacccacatgtaCTATGTatacgcacacacgcacatgcgcacacacggTCACACCTGTCTTGGCAATGGCAGCCGTGTTCTTGCTGAAGCGTGGCTCATCGCTCCGGCCGCAGAGGTTTTCACTGTAGACACGGAACTGGTATTCATTGCCCATGATCAGATCTGAAGCTGTGCAGTTTGGCCGTCTGTTATGTTCATAAACGGTGAACCattcctgcagagagagagaaaaaaaagtgatgttatTATGTTAAAAACTTAAAGACCACGAGTTGCGCATACAGAATAATCAAAATTTTGGCAGGTGACTGTGGGGGGTgatctccctctctcaccttgGTCTTCAGGTCTGCCTTCTGGATGGTGTATCCAGTAATCTCAGTGTTGCCATCATCTTTCGGGGGGTCCCACTCCAGTGCGGCATTGAAGCCCCAGACATCTGTCACCCTTAAATTCTGAGGAGGCCCGGGCTTGTCTGTTTGGAATTAAACATCAGTGTCATATATTAGTACATTCCGGgtgaatttgtatttttctaagTCATCGGGCGCCCTGACCGCTCCGTACCAACGATCCTGATGTGGACGGTGGCTCTGTCCTCCAAGTTCTCAATCTGGAGAACCAGCTCATATGTTCCGGAGTGCTCTCTCTCCGCATGGCGAATGAAGAGGATGGTGTCCACGTTTGAGTTACGGACGTTGACCATCTTGGGGTCAAGGGGTTGGCCGTCTTTGTACCAGGTTGCGACGGGGCGTGGCTTACCCTATGAGACAAAAGCATGAACCTTTGCTAAGAACACTGCTGATTTGCTCCAAGTTGTTTTGTCAAAGATGTGATATTTACTTCATCTCAAAAAACGGTTTTGTTTTCTAGTGATGGATGACGATAATGATGACAGTAACTCTTTCtatttacagtttaaagaaacactggaaaaaaatatttggtgaATGTattctttaaatgtattttagtaGTAGTGAGTTAAGACAGGCTTGCTAACCTGGAAGGGGATGGTCAGGTTGATCTTTTCTCCCACTTTCCTGATGTACTTTGTTCTCAGGTTGCGAGGAAGGCGGATTTTTGGATGTTCTAAAGCAGAAACAGACATCCCATTAAAATAGGAAAaacgaatgaatgaaaataatgaaaaaacaaaaagaagtacTGACTCACCAACGATCTCTCGGATAGTGACGGGCTGTCCCAGCGTAGCAGGAAGACTGCGTCCAGCGATGTTTACTGCCACCACCCTGAAGTTGAGCTTTTCTCCCACGGGGAGGCCACGCACGGTGTATCCCTGTCTCTCACAAAGCTCCTTGTTTGCCACCACCCACTCCGTGTCTAcaataaaatagaattaaatGCAGTAACTGGCAGTGAGTGGGATTTGAATCTTGtaacttatttttgttttgtttttgttctggtattatgtattttcattgtaACTGTATTATATggttttaaatggttttaaaTTGTCCGTGAATGTTGGTATTATTATATCGTAAGCGTGATGTGAGGTCTTATCACCTCCTTCCTTGCAGTATTCAATAGTGTAGCCATCCAGGCCTCCGGCTCCAATCTTCTCTGGGGCGAGCCACTTCAGGCTGCATGTGCTGTCTGTCACGTCATGCACTGTCAGGCGCGATGGCTCGCTAGTTGGGGCTGAaggtgacagaaagagagactcAAGAGACTCACTGACTGAGAGCGGGTGATACACATAGGGAGGGGAGGGACAGGGAGAagctgagaaagagaaagtaaagaagGCTGTGAGACGTACCAATGGGCATGAAGGGTTTGGAGCTGTTACTGGGCTGAGACATGCCGATGCTGTTGACAGCGAAAACCCTCATCTCATAGAATACGCCCTCAATCATCCTCTTAGCCTCATATGTAGTCGATTCATATACATCAAAGTTGAGCTTTGTCCATCTGGAAGaacctttcttcttcctctccatgAGATAACCTGATggtgtaaaaacacagagaccaTAAAGACGGAAGAATAATAATTCAAGACAAAATTcttaaatttatatatatatatatatatatatatatatatatatagagagagagagagagatgtaatATATGTTGCGTATGCTACAATTTGTAGAGATAAGTATAAagaagtggagagaaaaaaaaatccattatttaCCTTTAACTACTACACCGCCATCAAATTTAGGAGGCTCCCAAGTCATGGTGGCGCAGTCCTCTCCCACTGATATGCATTTGACATGCTTAGGAGGGTCAGGCACATCTAAAATAAGATTTCAATCAGTTTTAACATACATCAGAAAAGTTTGAAATAGAGAAAAACCTGCTGATATTTCATTGTAAAATCTTCACCTACCCACAATCTTCACAAACAGCACGGCCTTGTCCTCTCCAACGGGGTTGGTGACACAGATGTTGTAGTTGCCCTCATCttccctctctgccccctctATGACGAAGCAGCTCAGGTCCTTCCTGGCCTCCACTCTTACACGCCCTTCAGTCTCTGTGATTGCCTAACAAACAGGAAATTGTCGTGGCTTCGAAATGTGAATTTTCACAGCACACCAATTTGGTTCAAATAGCCCTGGGTTAATAGGTTTATAAGAAACAAAGAGATTTAGGGTGAATTCCTTCTCCTGTTATTCCAGAGTGGCAGACACTTGGGCCAAGCAGAAGGGCACTTATGGGCCAATAGAGGTGACAATAGGGTGACAATAGGGTGACACTGGCAGCACTTGGGCTGCTAAAGTGTGATATTAGTGTAAAATAAGAAGCAGTCCCACAGGGGAACGGTCATATCCTGCTTCCATTAAAAAAGAGCACTTTGGCTCTTGGACCGAAAACATCAGGaacagtctttttttcttgtaccACTGTGCTCTTAACTGCCTGTGGGCACAGAAAATTCCCAGTGGTTGGTTCAAATCTTGTGAGGTAGCATTTAACTGGAGCCcagtgaaagagacaaagagggagaagagacagTGAGAACAgaactcagaaaaaaaaaaaagaaacaacaggcACACTGCAGTGACAGGTTGACTAGACAGCCTGCTGACCTTCCATGGTCATGGATGCCATGGTGATAAATAAATGGCAAAGTTGCCTGGACATGTTTTGACATGGTTTCCCTCTTTCAAGTTCAAGTTGGCTGTTGTGTTAGCAAAGTTTTGTCCTCTGGACGACTGGACCTAAATGTTTGCGCACACTCATGGCAAGTTATGAAATCCAAATTATTTACGTGGCATTCCTGtgttaaacataaacatattgaGTAATTGATCACTATGTGATATACTGTGTAGTGACCCTAATCACATCCTTACTTTATCTCCTTTTGACCAGACAACAGTGGGTGCTGGTTCTCCTGTGATCTCCACATCCAGTCGGAGCTTGTTGCCCGCCACCACGATGATCGTGTTTTGGGAGACCATGTTTCCAGTGGTGTCCAGGTGGATCTTTGGAGGATCTGGTTAAGGTATGAcatacaaacagagagagaaagagagagagagagagagagagagagagagagaaagagagacttaTGATATGAACTATACACTAgattaaaaagtttttaattatttgtaaacTGAGGTAATCTAAGGCTACTTACCTTGTCTAGGCACATAGTCGATCTTAATTTCTGTtttgagagaagaaaagaagttgaCAATATTATGCAGGCTGCTGATGATTAATGCATCTGCAATAGCTCCGTTGTAAtcattctgtctttctcacCCAAGAAGTTGAGCTTGGCAGAAAGTGACAGAGCGTATCCATCAGGAATAAATGTGTAGTCTCCAGCATCGTCTGGTTTCACATCATCAATAGTCAGCCGGTGAAACCTGAAACAAGCAACAGAGAGGATATGACGAGGGGAAAACATGTGCCTCAGGAATTAAAGGTGTCCTAATATTGAATTTCTAAAGCCTGTATGTATCTTTTCTTTGTACCTTCCAATGTGAGACATTTTGATGCGGTCACTTGGCAAGACCTCCACTCCATCTTTGAACCACTTTCCGGTGACCTTCTCATCAGACACCTCGCACTTGAACATGGCCTGGTCTGTTGCCTTCACTGTCAGATCAGCAATGTCCTGCAACACCTCCAGTTCTTTCTCTGAATCAGACATTGGAAACCACAGGAGAACGGTTCAGGCAGGACACAGAGTGAGTGAAGgtagagggagagggaggataaGGTTCATGATGGTAACATCCTGCCACCCACTGCCATGAGCTGTTAGCTTGTTTACAAAGAGAGGCGTTAAGCCCTTGGGCCAGCAGTTAATTCAGCTGCATCCTCACTGAGCAGCGTACACTTAGATGACAGAAAACCTGGACTAAATTTAgtaaatttaaaatacaacCTCTACACTGGTGTAACATCTTTGattagtattttctttttaacaaacGTATCTAAAATAAGCACattccttattattattattcttatttatatAAACTCCACAATTGgtcaaaaaggaaataaaagatgaaTGAGATGATTATATTTTTTCCAGTGGTACCTTCCACTTCCAGCTCTCCTTTGGTGTGCCCTCCATTTGTCCAGGCGTGGTACATTCCGATGTCATCCAGAGTAGCCTCCTGGATGACGAGTGTGTGCTTCTTTCCATCCTTCTTGAAGCGATACTTGGtatctttgtctctgtgaagCTCTATATCCTCAAAGAACCTGGGAATGAATATAAAATGAGCGTCTCTCTTTGAAAGATGTCACTGCTAAATATTTCATACCAAATCAGAACAGTAAGCCTGTGTCTGATGTGAATTTACCAGCCACATTCATATTTCCGCCACTCAGTGAGTGCTAAAAATTGCTTTGGGAAAAATGAATGGGCTTTGCATTCGTCAATGAagaattataaaaataaattctgtgCTAAAGAAAAGATGGTCTGTGTCTATCCATGAAATAATATCCTACACACACATCACCTTTGAGAATCAATTCAGCCCTTATTTTGCTTTGCATTGATTGCTCCTAGCACATACTAACTGATATTCGTTTATTTCTTCCGACCTTGATTTATACTTGTTAAAGGCACATTGAAAGGAAGACACCTCACTCTCAATTAAAAGAATATCAATaccacataaaaacaaatgcaaagaacatcaaagaaataaaatgtttaattctttTGTTGATAGAAGACTTTCCAAGCTACTCAGCATTCAGAGCAAGTCTTCAGAATCAATTTAACATGTTCCAGATCTCCTTAGGAGATAATGCATTtaagtttgatttgattttacaaGAAACATAAGTCTGTCTACTGCAGCTGATGTATAGCATACAAGTACAAATCAATTATGGCTCTTACAACAGTGGTAGTTTTTAAGAGCAGGTTGATGCATATAATTATGTATGTAGATGCTGTCTCATTTCAATACAAGGAGCCAAGTGATTAAATCTTATGATAGTCAAATGCATGATGCACACAGCACATCAGATAAgaaacagagagctgcagcatacattacatttttttaatctgatttgTATCAGCTCAGTAACTACATACAACATACTACTGTAAGACAGACTCTCTCCGGTTTGACGAACAGGAAACGGTTTCATTGTGTTCTGGCAGAGATTAAAGCCACATCCTGAAGATTCAAGCTAGGTTGATCCTATTATGCTAAGTACTGTGTGATATTTACTGACCACATGACGTGGGCACCCTCCTCCGACACCTCGATCTCAAactccactctctctcccacaACCACATGATAGTCATCCATCAGCTTGGTGATGGTCACAGGGGGCTCTGGGTGGAGCAGTGGGAGACAGTAAAATTCATGAATTCAGcagaaactgaatgaaaatgactcTTTGCTGTAATATCAGATTTTTACTGCTGATAAACTGTCggggggaaaacaaaaaaaaaagaagaaaataaaagagacgGAGCACCTTTGACGAACACCTCTGTGAAACACTTGTCGTCGCCAACCACACACTCATATGCAGCATCATCAGCCAGGGTCGTCTTATTGATAGTAAGTGTTCTGACATTCCCGCTTGCCTCCATGACATACCTTGAAAAGTGACAGACAGATTGAATGTCAAACCATACAGTCTACAGGTCAAACAGAGCCCCTTTATCAAGCTAGGTTTCAGTACAAATGCCTTTCAAAATAATCTATAAATCTATATCTAATATCTATTTCTAACAAACCTTTGACGTTTAATTTAAAGTTCAACAATATATGgttttgtcattcatttttaaagactGGAATTTTGTCTAACAGACCCAGTTTCTGcatttcagttttcatctgGTTTCATCTGGTTTTCGTTTCTTTTCACATTAAGACCTTTAAATGTAGAAATGGACGTCTTTGTCCTGGGAATGTATCTGCATTAGTCCAGATGGGGCATAAGATGTCATGGCAGTGCAGATTTCTAAACCCACGGTGAGGCTTCTCATGACAGCACCTAAAAATAAAACGTGTTGATGGCAGCATCGTTTCAGAGTATGGCTTTGTGGCAGAGATAATTTTAACTCGATATTTTAAAGCACTGCCCATCAAGTCCATCTGAGCTTGATGATTAATATGATACAGCCAAACACTGCTGTCTCATTAGGCAAACATCCTGCATGgggcttgttttgtgtgtgtgtgtgtgtgtgtgtgtgtgtgtgtgtgtgtgtgtgtgtgtgtgtgtgtgtgtgtgtgtgtgtgtgtgtgtgtgtgtgtgtatgtgtgtgtttgtgtgtgtgtgtgcttaagaCATGTACTTGGCTGAGGGTTTGATCTCCTGGCCATTCTTCAACCATTTCACCTGGGTATTGGGATCAACCACCTCACATTTCAGGACAATCCTCTTGCCCTTTTCCACGGAGTAGCAAGAGTCAAGCCTCGTCAGGAAAGCTGGGGTCGCacacaaaaagggaaaaatggaGAATTAACAACTCATTAGTCCATGAAAACCTTCCttctattattttctctgtCCAGTGTAGTGAGGCCTTTCCTCTCGCTTGCttctttttcctgctgtctctctccctctcctcctcccctgagGTAAAATCTCACCTCCCAGTTCATTTCCTTCATATTTCAAATGCTGCTCGACGTCTTCCCCTCCCTCTACCCCTCACCTGACTCGACTTACCCTCGCTATGCTTGGGCTCGacctttttcatctttttcagaCGTTTCAGCATGCCCCTCAGGTCAGTGATGCCATAGTCAAAGGCGATTTTCTCATACTGGCTTGGATCAGCATTCTTAAGCAATTCCCACACATCTATGTCTGGTTCCACTTTCTGAGgtttcttcttcctgtcagtCAACAAAAAGAGGTATATTTGCAAATAGGACTGGAGAAGCAATAAGGGGTGTTTTTGAAGGACACAATCATACTGTGTGCTTGATAATCAAACCAAATAACATGTAGCTTGTCACCTCTTGGTGGCTTTAAGCAGAGCACTGAAATCCAGAtctccctcatcctctccaGCATCCCTGTGCGTATGGAAACAGAAATACCTACACTGTAACGGAGGTCAGGCATATCTTCTGAAATAGCACAATATTAAATTTACTATGCTGTGATATACTGCATGTGCTGAaagacactttcacacacacactgggataTACTATAAATAATCTACGTATGCATTTTCCCTCTTGTGTATTTACCCATGCGCACATAGACTACTGACACAGGCGGAATCACAAATCCCAATGCACTTACGCTCTCTTGAAGGCAGACAGAATATCCTCATGCTCCTCCTGGTGTGCGGCTGTAACAAGAGAAGTTGCCGAGAACGCAAATCAGGGCTGGGTCGGatcaaaacatcagcatgtaTGGAATGTATGTCAGGCTCAGTGGGCCAGAGTCCGCTTTCACTCACCCTCAACAGAAATCTCAAAGGTGGAGCTGTCACACTTGTCTTTTGACGTCACCTCACACCTGTAGCCGCCAGCATCCCCAGCAACCACTTTGATGATCTTCATTTCATAAGTATAGATCTTGGAGGAGAAAATATTACCTAATTACTTCTTAGTTATCTTATTATGTTTGTAAGAAGAGGATCCGATCAcacaggtctctctctctctctccttctctctctctctcat comes from the Seriola aureovittata isolate HTS-2021-v1 ecotype China chromosome 21, ASM2101889v1, whole genome shotgun sequence genome and includes:
- the mybpc2b gene encoding myosin binding protein Cb isoform X1 codes for the protein MPEPVPAAKPEGEAPKEPAGEADQQPEEDDAPPPDAAQTNHAEEEPGSTELTGLFLEKPPENVVALTGSDVTFIAKVDSTSLTRKPTMKWLKGKWLDLGSKAGKHMQFKETYDRNTKIYTYEMKIIKVVAGDAGGYRCEVTSKDKCDSSTFEISVEAAHQEEHEDILSAFKRADAGEDEGDLDFSALLKATKRKKKPQKVEPDIDVWELLKNADPSQYEKIAFDYGITDLRGMLKRLKKMKKVEPKHSEAFLTRLDSCYSVEKGKRIVLKCEVVDPNTQVKWLKNGQEIKPSAKYVMEASGNVRTLTINKTTLADDAAYECVVGDDKCFTEVFVKEPPVTITKLMDDYHVVVGERVEFEIEVSEEGAHVMWFFEDIELHRDKDTKYRFKKDGKKHTLVIQEATLDDIGMYHAWTNGGHTKGELEVEEKELEVLQDIADLTVKATDQAMFKCEVSDEKVTGKWFKDGVEVLPSDRIKMSHIGRFHRLTIDDVKPDDAGDYTFIPDGYALSLSAKLNFLEIKIDYVPRQDPPKIHLDTTGNMVSQNTIIVVAGNKLRLDVEITGEPAPTVVWSKGDKAITETEGRVRVEARKDLSCFVIEGAEREDEGNYNICVTNPVGEDKAVLFVKIVDVPDPPKHVKCISVGEDCATMTWEPPKFDGGVVVKGYLMERKKKGSSRWTKLNFDVYESTTYEAKRMIEGVFYEMRVFAVNSIGMSQPSNSSKPFMPIAPTSEPSRLTVHDVTDSTCSLKWLAPEKIGAGGLDGYTIEYCKEGDTEWVVANKELCERQGYTVRGLPVGEKLNFRVVAVNIAGRSLPATLGQPVTIREIVEHPKIRLPRNLRTKYIRKVGEKINLTIPFQGKPRPVATWYKDGQPLDPKMVNVRNSNVDTILFIRHAEREHSGTYELVLQIENLEDRATVHIRIVDKPGPPQNLRVTDVWGFNAALEWDPPKDDGNTEITGYTIQKADLKTKEWFTVYEHNRRPNCTASDLIMGNEYQFRVYSENLCGRSDEPRFSKNTAAIAKTGLEMKENPYKEKDMNCVPKFTQPLVDRSVVAGYSTAISCSVKGFPKPKIIWMKNKMIIGEDPKYLMQNNQGVLTLNIRKPSTFDGGKYSCMAVNELGKDEVECKLDVRVITNPDKK
- the mybpc2b gene encoding myosin binding protein Cb isoform X5, whose amino-acid sequence is MPEPVPAAKPEGEDAPPPDAAQTNHAEEEPGSTELTGLFLEKPPENVVALTGSDVTFIAKVDSTSLTRKPTMKWLKGKWLDLGSKAGKHMQFKETYDRNTKIYTYEMKIIKVVAGDAGGYRCEVTSKDKCDSSTFEISVEAAHQEEHEDILSAFKRADAGEDEGDLDFSALLKATKRKKKPQKVEPDIDVWELLKNADPSQYEKIAFDYGITDLRGMLKRLKKMKKVEPKHSEAFLTRLDSCYSVEKGKRIVLKCEVVDPNTQVKWLKNGQEIKPSAKYVMEASGNVRTLTINKTTLADDAAYECVVGDDKCFTEVFVKEPPVTITKLMDDYHVVVGERVEFEIEVSEEGAHVMWFFEDIELHRDKDTKYRFKKDGKKHTLVIQEATLDDIGMYHAWTNGGHTKGELEVEEKELEVLQDIADLTVKATDQAMFKCEVSDEKVTGKWFKDGVEVLPSDRIKMSHIGRFHRLTIDDVKPDDAGDYTFIPDGYALSLSAKLNFLEIKIDYVPRQDPPKIHLDTTGNMVSQNTIIVVAGNKLRLDVEITGEPAPTVVWSKGDKAITETEGRVRVEARKDLSCFVIEGAEREDEGNYNICVTNPVGEDKAVLFVKIVDVPDPPKHVKCISVGEDCATMTWEPPKFDGGVVVKGYLMERKKKGSSRWTKLNFDVYESTTYEAKRMIEGVFYEMRVFAVNSIGMSQPSNSSKPFMPIAPTSEPSRLTVHDVTDSTCSLKWLAPEKIGAGGLDGYTIEYCKEGDTEWVVANKELCERQGYTVRGLPVGEKLNFRVVAVNIAGRSLPATLGQPVTIREIVEHPKIRLPRNLRTKYIRKVGEKINLTIPFQGKPRPVATWYKDGQPLDPKMVNVRNSNVDTILFIRHAEREHSGTYELVLQIENLEDRATVHIRIVDKPGPPQNLRVTDVWGFNAALEWDPPKDDGNTEITGYTIQKADLKTKEWFTVYEHNRRPNCTASDLIMGNEYQFRVYSENLCGRSDEPRFSKNTAAIAKTGLEMKENPYKEKDMNCVPKFTQPLVDRSVVAGYSTAISCSVKGFPKPKIIWMKNKMIIGEDPKYLMQNNQGVLTLNIRKPSTFDGGKYSCMAVNELGKDEVECKLDVRVITNPDKK